The Corallococcus exiguus DNA window GCCAGCTCCACGCGGAACGCCGGGGCGCAGATGGACCAGTAGTCACACGCGCCCTGCGAGTCGTTGCGGTACACCACGCGCTTGCCGCGCGGCACCAGGCCCACTTCGCCCGCGCCAATGCGCTCGCGCTTGCCGTCCACCACCAGGGTGAGCTCGCCCGTGAGGACGAGCACCACCTCGTCGAACTCCGGCTTCTGCGCGGGTTCGCTCCAGCCCGGCGGCGCCCGCATGCGCGCCACGGACGCGGACTCCGTCTGCGTGCTGGCCACGCCAACGAACTCCTCGATGCGCTTGCCGTCGTCGCGCGGAATCACCTTGCCCTTGCGCAGCTTCACGCCCTCCACCTTGCGGCTCATGACATGCCCGCCGTTCGCACCTTCGTGTCCTTCGCTTCCGTCTTGGCGGGGGCGGGCGCCATCATCAGCGGCGCGCCTCCGCCCTTGCCCCCACCCATCGCGCCCGCCGGGTAGACGGGGCGCGTGTGGTAGATGCCTTCCAGCGTGTGCAGGAAGGACTGGGCGATGAGGTTCAGGTCCTTGAGCGTCAGGTCGCACTCGTCGAGCTGGCCCTCGGAGAAGATGATGTTGATGATCTTCTGCACCTGCGCCTGGAGCTTCGCGCTGGTGGGGTCCGGCATGGAGCGCGTGGAGGCCTCCACCGCGTCGGCGATCATCACCAGCGCCGCCTCGCGGAACTGCGGCTTGGGGCCCGGGTAGCGGTAGATGCTCTCGTCGATGGGGGGCGCGCCTTCCTTGCCCTCCTGCTCCTTCATGGCCTTGTGGAAGAAGAAGCCCACCGTGCGCGTGCCGTGGTGCTGCGGAATCGCGTCCGCCACCAGCTTGGGCAGGCGGTACTGCCGGGCCATCTCCAGGCCTTCCGTCACGTGGCGCTTGATGATGACCGCGCTCATCGCGGGCGCCAGCCCGTCATGCCGGTTCTCCCCCTTCTGGTTCTCCCCGAAGTAGAGCGGGTTCCGGCCCTTTCCGATGTCGTGGTAGTACGCGCACGAGCGCGCCAGCAGCGGGTTCGCGCCAATCGTCTCCGCCGCGTTCTCCACCAGCGTGCCGATGATGATGGAGTGGTGGTACGTGCCGGGCGCCTGGACGATGAGTTCCTTGAGCGCCGGGTGGTTCAGGTTCGCCAGCTCCAAGAGCTTGATGTCCGACGCGTAGCCGAACGTGGCCTCGATGAGCGGCGTCAGCGCCATCACCATGACCGGGACGGCGAGCGCGGTGCCGAAGAACGCGCACACCGCGGTGATCAGCGTGTCCCCGGCCAGGCCCTTGCCCTCCACGAGGAACAGGAAGATCACCGCGATGAGGTTGGCGATGCCTGTGACGAGGCCCGCGCGGAAGATGCCCACGCGGTCCTTCGCCTTGACGATGCGATCCGCCGCCACCAGCGAGCCCACCAGCGTGTAGATGCCGAACGCCAGCGAGTTGCCCAGCATCACGCCCGCGAGGCACGCGAACACCATGGCGAAGAACAGCGCCAGCTCCTGCGCGAGGATGAAGCGCACCAGCATGGCGCCCGCCGCGACAGGGAAGGCGTAATAGAACGCTTCGATGGGCAGCGCCGTGTAGCGGTCCTGCACCGCGTCCGCGATGGAGACCCAGACCTGGAGCAGGCCCAACAGGCCCACCAGCAACAGGCCCAGCAACATGCCGTCCTTGCGCGTGGGGCGGAAGCGGCGGAAGGCCGCGCGGCAGAAGCCGTAGAAGGCCACCACCAGCAGGGCCACCAGGCCCGTGCCGCCCACCTGGAGCTGGAGCAGGTCCAGGCGGTCCGTCTGCGCGCGCATCCCGCGCAGCATGACGAGGTGCGTTTCGTTGACGAGCTCGCCGTCGCCGATGACGCGCTGGCCCTTCTTGATGGCGATGACGGCATCCTTCACCGCGTCGCCCGCGAGCCGGCGGCGCAGGTCCGTCTCCGCGATGTTGATGGTCAGGCTGGGGCGCACGAGCCGCTTGGCGATGCGCAGCACCGCGCGGCGCTGCACCGCCGGGGCCTCCGGCATCACGTTGCCGGGCACGGAGGCGAACCGGTCCATCTCCTGGTGCGCCTCCCGCATGTCCACCACCTGGGCGGCGCCCGCGGGCAGCGTCTCCTCGTTCTTGTGCTGCACGTCGCGCACGGTGAGGCCCTGGGGTGCCTCACGCACCAGTTCCTCCCGCGAGCCGGCCACGTACACCTGGCTGCCGTCCGCGCGGTAGGCCCGGTCCAGCAGCACCAGGGTGGCGGTCTCCGACTCCTCCGAGAAGCCGTTGGCGACAAGCGCCTGGAAGTCCTCGGACTCCAGCCCCGCGTCCCGCTGGCCAAAGAGCTGCTCCTGGAACCGGGCCTGCATCTCCTCGCGGTCGCGGCGCTGGCGCTCCAGGGCCTCCGGCGTGAGCGACGTGGCGCGGCGGCGTTTGGTCTGGCCCTCCTCCGGTGGGGTCTCCTCGGCGCGGGCGTCCTTCTCCTCTTCCAGGTGCTCACGCGCGGAGGCGAAGCCCGCCCGCACGGACGCGCGCAGGTTGCCCACCACCGCAGGGTTGAGGTCGTACACCGGGCGCACGGCGCTCCGGGCCTCGCGGCGGCGCTGCTCCGTCATCGACTGGTGGACGATGTCGTAATCGCGCGCGGCCTTGAAGCCGGCGGGCGAGTTGGCCCGGAAGGGCTTGCCCAGGTTCTCCGTGGTGAGCGCCGGAATCTGCTGGCTGTAGAGGCCCGGGGAGATGACGAAGCCCGCCCCCACCGAGACGACGAGCAGCAACAAGGCCTGCACGATGCGCCGACCCCACTCCCCACGCCGCCCGAGCCCCAGGCGCACCGCGAGCGCGTCCAGCGGACTGGGCCCGGGGGTTGGTGATTCAGGATCGGCCATGGGGGAACTCCTCACCCTGCGAAGACGTCAGGCTCCCTAGAAGGAAGCAGCGACGGGGAAAATTCGTGAGGGTGGGACAGCCGCCGCCCGGACGCCAGTTCGCTCTGCGATATTTGCAGGTAAGCCAACAGGCAGCAGTGTGGGTCACCCAGCGACTCCACCCCCGTCCCGGCGCAAGGCTGGGAGCGGGGGTGGCGGGTGCGGCGTCACGACGTCAGGACTCCGTGCGTTCCACCGCAGGGGCAGCGCCTTCGGAGGCCGAGGCAGCCTCGCGGGCCGCCGGGGCGGCCTTCTGGGAGGCCTCGGAGCGCTCGTAGGCGCGGATGACCTCCTGCACGAGCGGGTGGCGCACGACGTCCACGTCGGAGAACTCCGAGAAGTGGATGCCGTCGATGTTCTTCAGCACGGAGCGCGCGTGGTTCAGGCCGGACAGCTTGCCCGTGGGCAGGTCCACCTGCGTCACGTCGCCGGTGATGACCGCCTTGCTGTTGTAGCCCAGGCGGGTGAGGAACATCTTCATCTGCTCCACGGTGGTGTTCTGCGCCTCGTCGAGGATGACGAAGGCGTCGTTGAGGGTGCGGCCGCGCATGAACGCGAGCGGCGCGACCTCCACCACTCCCTGCTCCACCAGGGACTGGGCGCGCTCCACGGCCATCATGTCGTGCAGCGCGTCGTAGAGCGGGCGCAGGTACGGGTTCACCTTCTCCGCCAGGTCGCCGGGGAGGAAGCCGAGCTTCTCACCGGCCTCCACTGCGGGGCGCGCCAGGATGATGCGCTTGACCTTGCGCTCCTGGAGGAAGGCGACCGCCATGGCCATGGCGAGGTACGTCTTGCCGGTGCCGGCGGGGCCCACGCCGAAGACGATGTCGTGGTTGCGGATGGCGTCCACGTAGCGCTTCTGCGCGATGCTCTTGGGGGCGATCTGCCGGTTGCCGGAGCTCTTGAGGACGGTGCCGAGCATCACCTCCTGCAACGACTCCGTGCCGCGGCCCAGGACCTTGATGGCCTGTTCCACGTCCTCGCGGTAGACGGGGCGTCCGGCGCGGATCATCCCCTCCAGGTTCTCCACGAGGCGCACCGCGAAGGCGACCGCGTCCGCGGGCCCCGACAGGAGCAGCTCCGTACCGCGCTGCCCCACCCGGACCCCCAGGCGCCGCTCCATCAGCTTGAGGTTTTCGTTCTGATTTCCGCAAAGGACCTGGGTCGTCTCGTTGTCACGGACGTCCACCTTGGCGGAGGTGGGAGTGGTTTCAGCGCGGGCTGCGGGCACTTCCAGCGTGGCGGGATTTCGCAATGCGCGTCATTCCTCGTTCAGTGATCGCTTGCCCTCAATTTAACGCCGCCCCTCCCCCCACGCCCGCCATCTCTCGACGGCGAGCCTGCCCGCAGGCTAGCGCACGGGCGGTAGGAGGATGAACTGCCGGGCGTCCGTGCGACGGTAATAATACTCCTCCCGCCACGGGTAGCGCAGTTCCTCCGGACTCAACAATCCGGCATCCACCAGAGCATCCAACCGCTCCGGGAGGGTTCCCTTCTCCAACTGGAACACCTCCAGCGCGGCCTCGATGCGGACGCGCTGCGCGTGGGCAATCTGACGCTGGGCGGCGGGATCCCCCAACCGGGAGGCGCCGGGCTCGTGCCCGCTTCCCCCGACCCAGCGGGACGCGATGAAGGCCAGCCCCGCGATGACCGCCATGGTCACCGCGATGCGCCCCAGGGGGCCGGCCACCCGCGCGACGAGGCGGTTGTCCTCCGGCACGGGCGCGCGGCCTTCCGGGTCGATGGCGCGCACATAGTCGCCCTTGACCAGGTTGTAGAGCGCCTTGCAGGTCTCGAACTCGCCCAGGCCGCTGAGGTCCACCATGCGGCGCAGGTCGCGCCCCACGGCGATCTCCTCGTAGACGTGGCGCTCCGTCGGACCGATGACGCCCAGCTCTCCGCCCTCGTCGGCGTTGGCGCGGGGCGGCGGGAGCGCCTTGACGCGCTCGAAGGTCATGTCGTCGCGGTGGATGCGCTTCCGGATGACGGGCCACTCGTCCACCATCCGGAAGCCCTCCATCAGCACCGTCTCCGCGCGCAGCGGGGTGATGCCTTCGGGGCCGGGCTCCACGGGCTCCTGGATGAACTCGTAGGTGCCCGCCTTCCAGGTGAAGAGGCGGTAGAGCGTCTCCGTCACCTGGAGCTGGGCCATGTGCTGGAAGCGTTCCGCGGTGAGGGCGTGGCTCTGCACCAGCACGTCACCCAGCCGCTTGAGGGTGCGCTTCTGGACCTCCAGCGCGGCCACCAACTGCGTCTCCGTGATGATCTCGGCGCGCACCAGCATGGCGCCGATGAGCTCCTTGCGCTTCCGGGTGAGGCTTTCGGCCTTGATGATGTGGCCGTCCTGGAAGCCGACGCGCACCTCCTGGTCCTTGTTGCGCAGGTGGAGCGTGCCCGTCTTCTGCTGCTGACCAATCAGCTGCAGGATGTCGCCGATTCCAAAATCCTTGAGGGTGCCCTTGAGGGCCATGGCTCAGGCCTCCCCCCGCTGGTGGCGGCGCAGGCCGCGCAGGGTCAGCAGGTAGACGAAGAAGAGGACCGTGCCCGCGGGCACGAGCTTGAGGTACAGCGGAGCATCCCCGTACGGCGTGCGGACGAGCCCCCGGTGGAGCACCAGCGCGGCCACCGCGAAGCTGAACAGGAAGGCATAGAGGGCGCCCCGCACAGGAAGGCCCGTGCCCACGTGGCCCGCGCCGGACACCAGGCTGCCCAGCGCGTACGTCACCCGCTTCGTCCAGGCCTGGTGGCGGTCCACCTCGCCCTGCTTGCGCGAGCGGAACTCCTTGGGCACCTGGCTCTTGCGCGCGTAGACGTGGACGCACTGGCCGCACATCGCGCTGCCCACGGACAGGTCCTTGTCGCAGCGGAGGCAGACGGCGTTTCCGCACCGCTCGCAGCCGCGCGACGCCTTCATGCGCCAGGAGGCCTCTCCGAAGACGGCGACCAGGGCCGCGAGCGCCGCGGTCAGCCCCCAGCCCACCGGGCCCGCAGGCAGGATGGGCGACAGCCACCGGCCCACCTGGCCCTCCACGCGGGCGCCCTCCTGGGTGCCGTCCGCCAGCTCCATCCAGTCGCGCTCCGGCACCGTCGGGGCCAGCAGCAGGAGGTTGAGCAGGGGGCGGTCCTCCGGGGGCGGATCCCGGCGCAGGAGCGAGTTGTCCAGGGTCTGCGCCTGGGCGATGGCGGAGGTGGAGCGGTCCAGCTCCTTGCCCAGCTGATCATCCGGCAGGAGCCGGGCCCGGCGCCGGTACACCTGCCCCAGGTTGTAGTGCGGATCCGCCATGGACGGATCCGCCTTGGACGCCTGCGTGTAGAGGAGCACCGCGCCGTCCACGTCGCCCAGGCCCATGAGCGCGTTGCCGAAGCGCGTGAGCATCCGCGCGTCGCCTGACTTGAGGGCGGAGGCGGCCTTGAAGTCCGCCCGCGCCTCCTCCAGCAGGCCCCGTCGCGTTTCGTACCAGGCGAGCGCGCCCAGCTCCTGGAAGCGGGCGGTGCGAACCTCCGCGCGGGCACGCACGCGGGCCGCCGCGCCCCCTGCGGACAGGCCCCCTCGCTCCAGCAGATAGACGTCCTCCGCGGGCGTGCCGGCGAAGACGGTGAAGCGCGTCAGCGTCCCCGCGGCCAGCGGCATCACGCCCAGGCCCATGAGCAGCACCGCGGCCACCCAGCGCTCGGCGCGGCCCACGTACAGCGCGACCGAGGCGAAGAGCAGGAGCAGCACCGGCACCAGCCCCACGCCCAGCACCGCGGGCAGCGACAGGAGCATCAGGCCCAGGAGTCCGGACTGCCAGCGCGTCACCGCCCGGGGGAGCAGGTGGTGGAAGTCATGCAGCGCGTAGCGGATCCGCCGCAGGAACAGCACCGCGACCACCGCCACCGCCGTGGCCGCCCACGCCGCGAGCACCAGCGCGCCCAGGTCCGTGAGCGCGGGCCGGCGGTAGCGGGCATCTCCGAGCAGGGTCACGAGGGCGGTCTTCCACTCGCCCAGCCCGCGCGGCACGTTCAGCGGATCCTCCACCACGTACGCCTCCGCCCGGGCGAAGCGCGCGGCGGGCAGCCCGGGCGACAGGGCCACGGCCACATCCAGGAGCGCGAGCGCGCCCTTCAGGTCCCCGGCGCGGCGGCGGACCCCGGCTTCGCGCACGAAGCCCATGCTCAGGGGTTCCAGGTCGGAGGCGAGCACCTCCTCGCGCAGCGTGAGCAGTTCCTTCTGGGCGGCCTCCGCCGCGGCGAGATCATTGCGGGAACGGGCCGACTTCCACTTCTCCCAGGTGGCCAGCAGCTCCGCGTCCGTCACCTTCGGCGCCATCACCGGGGTGAGCACGGGACGGGACGGGACGATGACGGGCGGGGGCGCGGGTTCGGCGGGGGCAGCGGGAGCGACGGGCTTCACGGGCGGCGGGGCGATGACGCGGCGCCGGGGGTCGGGGCGGGGCTCGGGCTCCGGCTCGTCGGCCTCCTCGGAGCCGGTGTCCTCCACCGGATCATCTTCCGTGGCCTGGAAGGTGCTGGGATCCGGCTCCGGCTCGATGACCTTCTCCTCGATGCGCAGGAGCGGCTCCTGCATCAACGCAGGGGCGCGAGCGGGGACAAGCAGCACGAGGCTGCAACACAGGCCGAGGAACGAGCGGAGCATCCGGACGTCCGATGATAGGCGACAGGCTGGACGATCCGAAATCATGTGGTGCCTTCCGCCCGTGCTACAGGATCCCGTGGCGGGGGGATTGCTCGGGAGTGAATGAATGGCGGCGCCTGGAAGCGAGCTGGAACGACTGGTGGAGATCATGCGGCTTCTTCGGGCCGAAGGCGGCTGCCCGTGGGACCGCGAACAGGACCTGCGCTCGCTGCGCCCCTACCTGACCGAGGAGGCGTTCGAGGTCCTGGATGAAATGGACCGCGTCTCCGACGGCGGCCCGTGGCGCCCGCTGTGTGAAGAACTGGGGGATCTGCTCTTCCAGATTGTATTCCACGCGCAGCTGGCGGCGGAGCTGGGCGAGTTCACCATGGCGGACGTCTGCGCGGCGATCAGCGACAAGATCACCAGCCGGCACCCGCACGTGTTCGGGGATCAGCAGGTGAAGGTGAACGGCGCCGAGCAGGTGCTGGCCAACTGGGCGCAGATGAAGGCGGAGGAGCGCAAGAAGAAGACCGGGCGCGCGGGCTCCGTGCTGGACGGCGTGCCCACCGCGGCCCCGTCCCTGCTGCGCGCGGAGCGCCTGACGGAGAAGGCCAGCCGCATCGGCTTCGACTGGCCGGACCTGGCCGGGGTGCGCGGCAAGCTGGACGAGGAGCTGCGCGAGCTGGACGAGGCCATCGCGTCAGGCGGCCGGGACGCCATCGAGCACGAGCTGGGGGACGTCCTGTTCTCGCTCGCGAACCTCGCGCGCTTCGTGAAGACGCCCGCGGAGGACGCGCTGCGCATGGCCTCGCGCCGCTTCGTCACGCGCTTCCAGTACATCGAGGCGAAGCTGCACGAGGAGAACGTCCCCTTCGGAGGCGCCACGCTCGAGCACATGGAGCGGCACTGGCAGGCCGCGAAGGCCGTGGAGAAGGCGCTGCCCCCGCCCAGCCACCCGCCGCGCGCCTCCGTGGCCACCCTGCGACTGGCGGTGCCGGACGTGGCGGCCCAGAAGGCCTTCTGGGATGAGGTGGCCTCCTGGCTGGGCTGGACGCCCACCCGGACGACGGATGGCACGGCGGCCTACACGGGCGCGGGCCTGGGGCTCGTCTTCATGCCGGGTGTCCAGGGACAGGCGGCGTCCGCGGTAGCCCTCACCCTGGAGGCCCCCTCCTTCGGGGGGGTCGCCCGGCTCCTGGAGCTGTTCCGGGCCCACCATCCGGGACGGTTGGTGCCGTGCGCCAACACCGAGGCGGGCTTCCAGTTCGTGGATCCCGCCGGGTTGCGGTGGGAATACGCCGCCCCTCCGGCATGATTCTTCCGGCGTGAGGCGTCGGTGGGGCCCCGGGAGGCATTCCGGAGGCCTCCCGGGGGTTCCGGAACTGGAAATCCTGATCGCGATCGCACGCGTGCCTTGACGCAACGGGGGCGTCGCAGTAAGGACGGCCCCTCTTTTTCCTTGCCTTGCCTTCCGCTGGAGCATTGCCTTGGCGAACACCAAGTCTGCAGAGAAGCGTTACCGCCAGTCCCTGAAGCGCCGCGCCCGGAACGTGAACGTCCGGACGTCCGTGAAGGACGCCGTCAAGTCCGCCCGCGAGGCCATTGCCTCCAAGGACGGTTCGAAGTTGACGGACTCGCTGAAGGCGGCTTCCAAGTCCCTCAACAAGGCGGCCAGCAAGGGCGTCCTGCACAAGCGCACCGCCGCGCGCCGCATCTCCCGGCTGGCCAAGGCCGCCGCGAAGAAGAAGGCCTAGTCGTCCCGTAGCACCACCGCGCGTTGAGGACCGGGCTCCCCGGTCCTCACCAGGTGCTGGCCAGCCGATCGTACCCGTCGCGCATGAGCAGCTCCGCCAGACGCGCCAGCGCGGCCTGACGGTTGGCCTCGGCTTCCAGGACGTTTCCGCGTCCCTGGAGGTAGTCCTCGGTCCCTGACACCACCGTCTCCCCGAGCAGCTGCCCCTCCTTGACGAGGCGCAGCCGCACCGTGGTGGAGACGCGGTAGTTGTTGCCGATGATGGTCGGGGAGGCCCAGACGTTGAGCACCGCCCCCTCAATCGTGGACGTGCAGTTCGGAGCGCTGGCCAGGCGGCCCGCTTGGATGAGCTGCTGCCGCAGATAGCGCGTGAAGAGGTTCTCCAGCGCGGGCTCCGGCGTCTCGTTGGCGAAGATGGGCGCGCACACCTGGCCCGTGCCCTCTGGCAGCGCGGAGCCCCACGGGCTGAAGCGGTAGCCGCACCCGGCTCCCAGCATCGCCACGGCCACCACGCCCCACCGGAACGCCTTCACCGCACCCACCTGAACCGCGCTCCTCGAGGGCCGCATGGGCGCGCACCCTACCCGGCCGCGATCCTCCGTCAAGCGCCGGGGCCGGCCAGCGGCGCGGCTTCGAGACCGGGCCCGTTGTCCCGCGGCGCGGGCTCCCTCAAGCGCCGGAGCCGGCCAGCGGTACTCCTCGCATGCGTCCGGCAGCCGCCAGCGTGTCGCGGGCCGCGGTGAGCCGTGCCTCGCGGGCCGAGCCCTTCAGCGCCATGCCCAGCGGCCACTGCATCCGCGTGCCGTCATCCAGCTCCAGCGTGAGGCCATGGTGGCGGTACAGCGCCGCGAGCCCCAGGCCGATGACGCCCGCCATGAAGGCCATGATCCGCACCGCCTGCGTGGGCGCCCAGAAGAGGCCCAGCGCGGTGAAGGCGAGCAGCCCCAGCGATTCGAAGTAGGGCCGCGTGCGCCACTCCAGCCGCCGCACCCTCGCCCAGGGCACGTCGAGCGTCGGGCCTCCGCCCGGGCGCCCCTGGAACGACAGCTGCCTGTCGTTCACCGCCAGGGCGCGCCGGTTGCCCAGGTCCAGCACCAGCGGGGTGACGCCCGGCAACGGCGCGGGCGACTCCAAAGCCTCGCGGGACCGGGGCGGCAGGGGCGCCTCCGGCAGCTCCGCGTTGCAGAAGGCACAGCGGCGCCGGGCCGCCGTCTGGGGGCGCCCGCAGGCGGAGCACATGACGAGCACTTCCGCGGGCACCGCCCCTCCCTCCCGCCGTCAGCCGACGACGAAGTTCACCAGCCGCTTGGGGACGAAGACGAACTTGCGCAGCGTCTTGCCTTCGAGGGCGGCCTTCACCTTGTCGTCCGCCTCCGCCGCCGCGCGCACATCCGCCTCGCCCGCGTCCGCCGCCACGCGCACCTCCGCGCGCAGCTTGCCGTTCACCTGCACGGCGTACGGAATCACGTCGTCCACCACCAGCGCCGGGTCGAACTCCGGCCAGGACTCCGTGACGGTGGACGCCTTCGCGCCGTAGGCCTCCGCCAGCTCGTCCGCGATGTGCGGCGCCAGGGGCGTGAGGATGCGCGCGAGCAGCCGCACCGCCTCCCCCATCGCCGCCTTCTCCGCGGGCGTCTCCGGCGTGCCCACCGCGTAGAGCGCGTTCACGCACTCCATGACGCCCGCGACGGCGGTGTTGAAGGACAGGCGCTCGATGGCCTCCGTCACGCGCTTGACGCACTTGTGGGCCGCGCGGCGCGTCTCCAGCGCCTTGCCCTCGTAGGGGCCCGAGTACGTGGCCTCCGCCGAGGAAGCGTGGTGCGTGGCGGCCAGCGTCCACACGCGCTTGAGGAAGCGGAACACGCCCTCCACCTGCTCGTGGGACCAGTCGAAGTCGCGCTCCGGCGGGCCCGCGAAGAGCACGTAGGTGCGCGCGGTGTCCGCGCCGTACTTCGCCACGATGGTGTTGGGCGCCACGCCGTTGCCGTAGCGCTTGCCCATCTTCCGGCCATCCGCGCCGTTGACGATGCCCTGGGTGATCAGCCGCGTGACGGGCTCGTCCACCGGGGACAGGCCGAGGAGCTTCATCACCCGGGTCCAGAAGCGGAAGTAGAGCAGGTGCATCACGCCGTGCTCGGGGCCGCCCACGTAGATGTCCACCGGCAGCCAGCGC harbors:
- the rpsT gene encoding 30S ribosomal protein S20, with the translated sequence MANTKSAEKRYRQSLKRRARNVNVRTSVKDAVKSAREAIASKDGSKLTDSLKAASKSLNKAASKGVLHKRTAARRISRLAKAAAKKKA
- a CDS encoding DUF4388 domain-containing protein, whose amino-acid sequence is MALKGTLKDFGIGDILQLIGQQQKTGTLHLRNKDQEVRVGFQDGHIIKAESLTRKRKELIGAMLVRAEIITETQLVAALEVQKRTLKRLGDVLVQSHALTAERFQHMAQLQVTETLYRLFTWKAGTYEFIQEPVEPGPEGITPLRAETVLMEGFRMVDEWPVIRKRIHRDDMTFERVKALPPPRANADEGGELGVIGPTERHVYEEIAVGRDLRRMVDLSGLGEFETCKALYNLVKGDYVRAIDPEGRAPVPEDNRLVARVAGPLGRIAVTMAVIAGLAFIASRWVGGSGHEPGASRLGDPAAQRQIAHAQRVRIEAALEVFQLEKGTLPERLDALVDAGLLSPEELRYPWREEYYYRRTDARQFILLPPVR
- a CDS encoding tetratricopeptide repeat protein, translating into MLRSFLGLCCSLVLLVPARAPALMQEPLLRIEEKVIEPEPDPSTFQATEDDPVEDTGSEEADEPEPEPRPDPRRRVIAPPPVKPVAPAAPAEPAPPPVIVPSRPVLTPVMAPKVTDAELLATWEKWKSARSRNDLAAAEAAQKELLTLREEVLASDLEPLSMGFVREAGVRRRAGDLKGALALLDVAVALSPGLPAARFARAEAYVVEDPLNVPRGLGEWKTALVTLLGDARYRRPALTDLGALVLAAWAATAVAVVAVLFLRRIRYALHDFHHLLPRAVTRWQSGLLGLMLLSLPAVLGVGLVPVLLLLFASVALYVGRAERWVAAVLLMGLGVMPLAAGTLTRFTVFAGTPAEDVYLLERGGLSAGGAAARVRARAEVRTARFQELGALAWYETRRGLLEEARADFKAASALKSGDARMLTRFGNALMGLGDVDGAVLLYTQASKADPSMADPHYNLGQVYRRRARLLPDDQLGKELDRSTSAIAQAQTLDNSLLRRDPPPEDRPLLNLLLLAPTVPERDWMELADGTQEGARVEGQVGRWLSPILPAGPVGWGLTAALAALVAVFGEASWRMKASRGCERCGNAVCLRCDKDLSVGSAMCGQCVHVYARKSQVPKEFRSRKQGEVDRHQAWTKRVTYALGSLVSGAGHVGTGLPVRGALYAFLFSFAVAALVLHRGLVRTPYGDAPLYLKLVPAGTVLFFVYLLTLRGLRRHQRGEA
- a CDS encoding PhoH family protein; protein product: MRNPATLEVPAARAETTPTSAKVDVRDNETTQVLCGNQNENLKLMERRLGVRVGQRGTELLLSGPADAVAFAVRLVENLEGMIRAGRPVYREDVEQAIKVLGRGTESLQEVMLGTVLKSSGNRQIAPKSIAQKRYVDAIRNHDIVFGVGPAGTGKTYLAMAMAVAFLQERKVKRIILARPAVEAGEKLGFLPGDLAEKVNPYLRPLYDALHDMMAVERAQSLVEQGVVEVAPLAFMRGRTLNDAFVILDEAQNTTVEQMKMFLTRLGYNSKAVITGDVTQVDLPTGKLSGLNHARSVLKNIDGIHFSEFSDVDVVRHPLVQEVIRAYERSEASQKAAPAAREAASASEGAAPAVERTES
- the mazG gene encoding nucleoside triphosphate pyrophosphohydrolase, with translation MAAPGSELERLVEIMRLLRAEGGCPWDREQDLRSLRPYLTEEAFEVLDEMDRVSDGGPWRPLCEELGDLLFQIVFHAQLAAELGEFTMADVCAAISDKITSRHPHVFGDQQVKVNGAEQVLANWAQMKAEERKKKTGRAGSVLDGVPTAAPSLLRAERLTEKASRIGFDWPDLAGVRGKLDEELRELDEAIASGGRDAIEHELGDVLFSLANLARFVKTPAEDALRMASRRFVTRFQYIEAKLHEENVPFGGATLEHMERHWQAAKAVEKALPPPSHPPRASVATLRLAVPDVAAQKAFWDEVASWLGWTPTRTTDGTAAYTGAGLGLVFMPGVQGQAASAVALTLEAPSFGGVARLLELFRAHHPGRLVPCANTEAGFQFVDPAGLRWEYAAPPA
- the lptE gene encoding LPS assembly lipoprotein LptE: MRPSRSAVQVGAVKAFRWGVVAVAMLGAGCGYRFSPWGSALPEGTGQVCAPIFANETPEPALENLFTRYLRQQLIQAGRLASAPNCTSTIEGAVLNVWASPTIIGNNYRVSTTVRLRLVKEGQLLGETVVSGTEDYLQGRGNVLEAEANRQAALARLAELLMRDGYDRLASTW
- a CDS encoding HDIG domain-containing metalloprotein, whose amino-acid sequence is MADPESPTPGPSPLDALAVRLGLGRRGEWGRRIVQALLLLVVSVGAGFVISPGLYSQQIPALTTENLGKPFRANSPAGFKAARDYDIVHQSMTEQRRREARSAVRPVYDLNPAVVGNLRASVRAGFASAREHLEEEKDARAEETPPEEGQTKRRRATSLTPEALERQRRDREEMQARFQEQLFGQRDAGLESEDFQALVANGFSEESETATLVLLDRAYRADGSQVYVAGSREELVREAPQGLTVRDVQHKNEETLPAGAAQVVDMREAHQEMDRFASVPGNVMPEAPAVQRRAVLRIAKRLVRPSLTINIAETDLRRRLAGDAVKDAVIAIKKGQRVIGDGELVNETHLVMLRGMRAQTDRLDLLQLQVGGTGLVALLVVAFYGFCRAAFRRFRPTRKDGMLLGLLLVGLLGLLQVWVSIADAVQDRYTALPIEAFYYAFPVAAGAMLVRFILAQELALFFAMVFACLAGVMLGNSLAFGIYTLVGSLVAADRIVKAKDRVGIFRAGLVTGIANLIAVIFLFLVEGKGLAGDTLITAVCAFFGTALAVPVMVMALTPLIEATFGYASDIKLLELANLNHPALKELIVQAPGTYHHSIIIGTLVENAAETIGANPLLARSCAYYHDIGKGRNPLYFGENQKGENRHDGLAPAMSAVIIKRHVTEGLEMARQYRLPKLVADAIPQHHGTRTVGFFFHKAMKEQEGKEGAPPIDESIYRYPGPKPQFREAALVMIADAVEASTRSMPDPTSAKLQAQVQKIINIIFSEGQLDECDLTLKDLNLIAQSFLHTLEGIYHTRPVYPAGAMGGGKGGGAPLMMAPAPAKTEAKDTKVRTAGMS